A stretch of the Pedobacter sp. MC2016-14 genome encodes the following:
- a CDS encoding DUF5977 domain-containing protein, whose protein sequence is MNMNLILRLIPFYFLCLSTIVAKAQADITQPKIIPASPTADGLGLYGSIPISYYTGLADVSIPIHELKGREITLPISLSYRGSGVKVEDNASWVGLGWSLNSGGVITRAIRDKSDFSSNPAVLPLPVGIEDRFNALHHSYFSGYDLEPDVFYYNFNGKSGSFVFDRLHNAKFNHFDDIKVQRYFTSTPSGADEVKFEITTSDGTKYIFDARETGMTADPTAWFLTKIISPSGKEVFDFIYENESYRYQIAARYDESISLAGGRRSSGYDNTPINISGKRLKQINTNTVGKIEFIPNSQLRKDLLNGTGYALKDIVIYNSNNEILKKFRLETEDIETSIRLDPGNGIYWYSEYLNWRMYLKSLTEYDATETLSKPPYKFSYFDRDINGKDKLPHRVSYAQDHWGYYNGQDNNASLIETYVGPFGTWDPVFDAFQPICLNASINYNYKADFSYTYFTGNRTPSFPDMRGGTLKTIQYPTGGYTDFEYEPHQGNYESQEVLIRYTGIVGGMRIKNITTFDNCSDITGKREFTYSLGKLFSYPKYRTYTFNNGGDPGIFQICGITFPNDYDDSNLYLTLSPNSFTHPSSTKGSNIGYYEVKEFVAGNGCTIYNYGGTSLLDADENFETLKFISKPATFFPEERDLALGSYFTWPYNPSKNNDWRRGLLIKKTIENAYGNLVQSEIYEYGFKELGTVWGMRMKMLRNGIDFYYAQYQIPYGWSYLKEKTIIERNPLSNSYHSTTTKMIYEPLFKYKQRDATSTSDGDSLINSYKYPFNYNAEPYISMTGRNIVSPVIEVQSFKGTRQLSTTSKFYKDWFNDQSLFSPELVQIKHDINSLPETRLKFHSISSNGNVLSVSKEKASPVSYIWDYKSSYPVAEVKNASEAEIAYSSFEADGHGNWQYGSGTTVDPNAKTGLASYSLTSSNSITKTGLLSTKTYVVSYWSRNGSYDVNGIIPTTGPTNFGWTYYEHQLTNLSQVTIIGNGQIDELRLFPKGAFMTTYCYKPGEGIIASTDEANKVTYYNYDGLGRMIMVRDQDKNILKKLDYNYNTAGQAACNQVVYYNVEKSQSFFKGNCVVAIPYKVSAKTFSSFISQADADQKAQSVIDKYGQAYINSNGICVYYNVDKSGNYTAIGCPAGYYGREVYVSVPANLYSSTSSQAEADALAVEYAQNYANVYGCSRIIPETVNVNYDVNQPGFRVKLINDATHIEYDYELSIGGGLLGQVPSGSYTITIYSYYDTSTHTFGAAEYTATGSGSITFYSVSLDVENISISVY, encoded by the coding sequence GGCCTTTATGGAAGTATCCCTATTAGCTACTATACTGGATTGGCCGATGTATCCATTCCAATACATGAACTAAAAGGTAGGGAGATAACTTTGCCAATATCATTAAGTTATAGAGGGTCAGGAGTAAAAGTTGAAGATAATGCAAGTTGGGTGGGTCTTGGTTGGTCGTTAAATTCCGGCGGGGTAATTACCAGGGCTATCAGAGATAAGTCTGATTTTAGCTCAAACCCAGCGGTGTTACCACTTCCGGTGGGTATTGAAGATAGATTCAATGCACTACATCATTCTTATTTTAGCGGTTATGATCTGGAACCCGATGTATTCTACTATAATTTTAATGGTAAATCAGGTAGTTTTGTATTTGATAGACTACACAATGCTAAATTTAATCACTTTGATGATATCAAAGTTCAGCGTTATTTTACTTCTACTCCTTCTGGAGCTGACGAAGTAAAATTTGAAATTACTACCAGCGATGGCACTAAATATATTTTTGATGCCAGAGAAACCGGAATGACCGCCGACCCGACTGCTTGGTTTTTAACAAAAATAATTTCTCCATCCGGTAAAGAAGTGTTTGATTTTATATACGAAAATGAATCTTACCGCTATCAAATTGCTGCGAGATACGATGAATCTATTAGCTTGGCGGGCGGTAGAAGAAGTAGTGGATATGATAACACACCCATTAATATTTCAGGAAAACGTTTAAAGCAAATTAACACAAATACTGTTGGTAAAATTGAATTCATCCCAAATTCGCAGCTAAGAAAAGATCTGCTTAATGGAACAGGTTATGCCTTAAAAGATATTGTGATCTATAATTCAAACAATGAAATACTTAAAAAATTCAGACTTGAGACTGAAGACATTGAAACCTCAATTAGATTGGATCCGGGAAATGGAATATATTGGTATAGTGAATACCTGAATTGGCGAATGTATTTGAAAAGCTTGACGGAATACGATGCTACCGAAACATTGTCGAAACCGCCTTATAAGTTCAGTTACTTCGATAGGGATATAAATGGAAAAGATAAGCTACCCCATAGAGTTTCCTATGCCCAGGACCATTGGGGATATTATAATGGACAAGATAATAATGCGTCTCTTATAGAGACATATGTAGGGCCTTTTGGAACATGGGATCCCGTTTTCGACGCTTTTCAGCCCATTTGTTTGAATGCTTCTATAAATTATAATTATAAAGCCGACTTCAGCTATACCTATTTTACGGGAAACCGTACGCCATCTTTCCCGGATATGCGAGGGGGTACACTTAAAACTATTCAATATCCCACGGGGGGATATACTGATTTTGAATACGAACCTCATCAGGGGAATTATGAAAGTCAGGAAGTTCTAATAAGGTATACAGGAATTGTAGGTGGAATGAGAATTAAAAATATAACAACCTTTGACAATTGCAGTGATATTACGGGTAAAAGAGAGTTTACCTATTCTTTAGGAAAGTTGTTTAGTTATCCAAAGTATCGCACTTACACCTTTAACAACGGTGGAGATCCAGGTATATTTCAAATATGTGGAATCACTTTCCCCAATGATTACGACGATTCAAATTTATATCTTACGCTCAGTCCCAACTCGTTCACTCATCCCTCTTCTACAAAAGGCTCTAATATTGGTTATTATGAGGTCAAAGAATTTGTTGCTGGCAACGGATGCACAATATACAATTATGGAGGTACTAGCCTATTAGATGCAGATGAAAATTTCGAAACTTTGAAGTTTATCTCAAAGCCTGCTACATTTTTTCCAGAAGAACGTGACTTGGCTCTTGGATCGTACTTTACTTGGCCTTATAACCCATCCAAAAATAATGATTGGAGGCGTGGCTTACTCATAAAGAAAACGATTGAAAATGCTTACGGAAACTTAGTCCAATCAGAAATTTATGAATATGGTTTTAAAGAGCTTGGAACTGTTTGGGGAATGCGAATGAAGATGTTAAGGAATGGTATAGATTTTTATTATGCGCAATATCAAATACCTTATGGTTGGAGTTACCTGAAAGAGAAAACTATTATAGAAAGAAATCCTCTTAGCAACTCATATCATAGTACTACAACAAAAATGATTTATGAGCCCTTGTTTAAATATAAACAACGTGATGCTACTTCTACCAGTGATGGAGACAGCCTGATTAATAGTTATAAATATCCGTTCAATTACAATGCAGAACCCTATATTTCAATGACGGGAAGAAATATAGTTTCTCCGGTAATTGAAGTACAAAGTTTTAAGGGTACTAGACAACTCAGTACAACTAGTAAATTTTACAAAGATTGGTTTAATGATCAGTCTTTATTTTCTCCGGAACTTGTACAAATCAAACATGATATTAATAGTTTGCCAGAAACACGACTTAAGTTTCATTCTATAAGTAGCAATGGCAATGTACTTTCCGTTTCAAAAGAGAAAGCAAGTCCTGTAAGTTACATATGGGATTACAAGTCTAGCTACCCGGTTGCAGAAGTAAAGAATGCAAGCGAAGCGGAGATTGCATACAGTTCCTTTGAAGCCGATGGTCATGGGAATTGGCAGTATGGCAGTGGGACAACAGTAGATCCAAATGCCAAAACGGGATTAGCATCCTATTCACTAACAAGTAGTAATTCGATAACAAAAACAGGTCTTTTGTCAACAAAAACGTATGTCGTCTCCTATTGGAGTAGAAATGGAAGCTATGATGTAAATGGTATCATACCCACAACAGGCCCCACAAACTTTGGCTGGACTTATTACGAACATCAACTGACAAATCTCAGCCAAGTTACTATTATTGGAAATGGTCAAATTGATGAATTGCGTTTATTCCCAAAAGGTGCATTTATGACCACTTATTGTTATAAACCAGGGGAAGGAATTATTGCCTCCACAGATGAGGCAAATAAAGTGACTTATTATAATTATGATGGTCTGGGTAGAATGATAATGGTAAGAGACCAGGATAAAAACATCCTAAAAAAATTAGATTATAATTATAACACCGCTGGTCAAGCCGCATGTAATCAGGTTGTTTACTATAACGTGGAAAAGTCACAGTCATTTTTTAAAGGTAATTGTGTTGTTGCAATCCCGTATAAAGTATCAGCTAAAACATTCAGTTCCTTCATCTCGCAAGCGGATGCGGATCAAAAAGCTCAGTCTGTTATAGATAAATATGGGCAGGCATACATAAATAGTAATGGAATATGTGTTTATTATAATGTTGATAAAAGCGGGAACTATACGGCAATCGGATGCCCAGCCGGATATTATGGTCGGGAGGTCTATGTAAGTGTTCCAGCAAATCTTTACTCCTCAACTTCTTCTCAAGCCGAAGCCGATGCCTTAGCGGTGGAGTATGCGCAAAATTATGCTAATGTATATGGCTGTTCCAGAATTATTCCAGAAACAGTGAATGTTAATTATGATGTGAATCAACCTGGGTTTCGGGTTAAGTTGATAAATGATGCAACCCACATAGAATATGATTACGAGCTTTCCATTGGCGGAGGTTTATTAGGGCAAGTTCCTTCTGGTTCTTACACCATAACTATTTATAGCTATTACGACACTAGCACTCATACTTTTGGTGCAGCAGAATATACTGCAACTGGTAGCGGTAGCATAACCTTCTATAGTGTTTCACTTGACGTCGAAAATATATCTATTTCGGTTTATTAA
- the uvrA gene encoding excinuclease ABC subunit UvrA: MSKNNVDLGEQKDVEVYGARVHNLKNIDVSFPRNQLVVITGLSGSGKSSLAFDTIYAEGQRRYMETFSAYSRQFMGGMERPDVDKVSGLSPVIAIEQKTTSKNPRSTVGTITEIYDFMRLLYARAADAFSYNTGEKMERMTEDQILANIFKKYDHVPVNILAPVVKGRKGHYRELFEQIRKQGYVKVRVDGEIKDITAKMQVDRYKIHDIEIVVDRLIVEPEDRKRLLDSLQTAMRLGKGIIKISDKDNNVSHFSRFLMCPTTGISYDEPQPNSFSFNSPYGACERCDGLGYITVVDKESVMPNPKLSIMNGGLAPLGEYRDIWMFQVLKALAKKHNFSLATPIEKLDDEIITLILDGSPELLSVAVEYNKWNVQNYQITFDGIVKLLEEQQERKGEGAVEDIENFRKLKTCPVCNGARLKKESLHFKIDGRNIFELSEMDIHHLQAWFLNVEERLNERQNTIAKEILKEIRARLGFLTDVGLTYLTLDRTARTLSGGEAQRIRLATQIGSQLMNVMYILDEPSIGLHQRDNERLIGALKNLRDLGNTVLVVEHDKDMILEADHVIDVGPAAGVRGGYIVAQGLPADILKSDTLTAAYLNGKKKIEIPKKRRKGNGHKLSIIKASGHNLKDVSVDFPLGKFIAVTGVSGSGKSSLITETLYPILNHHFFRAKKHPLPYEKINGLKEIDKVIEIDQAPIGRTPRSNPSTYTGVFSDIRNLYVQLPEAKIRGYKPGRFSFNVKGGRCETCQGAGLKVIEMNFLPDVQVPCEECGGRRYNRETLEVRYRGKSISDVLDMSIEDACNFFENMPAIYRKIRTLKDVGLGYITLGQSSTTLSGGEAQRVKLATELSKKDTGRTFYILDEPTTGLHFEDINVLLGVLNELVEKGNTVLVIEHNLDVVKVADWVIDLGEEGGAGGGRILFEGTPEGLIQNPISLTGKFLKKEMEY, translated from the coding sequence ATGAGCAAAAATAATGTTGACCTCGGCGAGCAAAAGGATGTAGAAGTATACGGTGCCCGGGTACATAACCTAAAAAATATTGATGTTTCTTTTCCGCGCAACCAACTGGTTGTGATTACCGGTTTAAGTGGTAGTGGTAAGTCTTCACTGGCTTTTGATACCATTTATGCGGAAGGACAGCGCAGGTACATGGAAACATTTAGTGCCTATTCCCGGCAGTTTATGGGGGGAATGGAACGCCCGGATGTGGATAAGGTTTCCGGATTAAGTCCGGTGATTGCCATTGAACAAAAAACGACCAGTAAAAACCCTAGGTCTACCGTGGGTACCATTACGGAGATTTACGATTTTATGCGTTTGTTGTATGCCCGCGCAGCTGATGCTTTCTCTTACAATACAGGGGAGAAAATGGAGCGGATGACTGAAGACCAGATCCTGGCCAATATTTTTAAAAAGTATGATCATGTTCCGGTTAATATCCTGGCGCCCGTTGTAAAAGGACGTAAGGGACATTATCGCGAGTTATTTGAACAGATTCGGAAGCAAGGATATGTTAAAGTTAGGGTAGACGGCGAGATCAAAGACATCACTGCCAAAATGCAGGTAGACCGGTATAAGATCCACGATATTGAAATTGTGGTAGATCGGTTGATTGTAGAGCCAGAGGACAGAAAACGTTTACTGGATTCTTTACAAACAGCGATGCGCCTGGGAAAAGGCATTATCAAAATTAGTGATAAGGACAATAATGTTTCCCATTTCAGTCGCTTTTTAATGTGCCCAACTACAGGGATTTCTTATGATGAGCCACAACCCAATAGCTTCTCCTTTAACTCGCCCTATGGTGCATGCGAGCGTTGCGATGGTCTGGGTTACATTACAGTGGTAGATAAGGAGTCTGTAATGCCTAATCCAAAACTGAGCATTATGAACGGTGGTTTGGCCCCATTGGGTGAGTACCGTGACATTTGGATGTTTCAGGTTTTAAAAGCATTGGCTAAAAAACATAACTTTTCACTTGCTACACCAATTGAGAAACTGGATGATGAAATCATTACCTTGATTTTAGATGGAAGTCCTGAATTGCTGAGCGTTGCAGTAGAATACAATAAGTGGAATGTTCAAAACTACCAGATTACCTTTGACGGGATCGTGAAACTGCTTGAAGAGCAGCAGGAACGTAAAGGCGAAGGTGCAGTTGAAGATATAGAGAATTTCAGGAAGCTGAAAACCTGCCCGGTTTGTAACGGCGCAAGGTTAAAAAAGGAAAGCCTGCATTTTAAAATAGACGGGCGAAATATATTTGAGCTGTCTGAAATGGATATTCATCACCTGCAGGCCTGGTTTTTGAATGTTGAGGAGCGTTTAAACGAGCGACAAAATACCATTGCTAAAGAGATTTTAAAAGAAATCCGTGCCCGACTTGGTTTCCTGACCGACGTAGGCTTAACTTATCTTACTTTAGACCGTACCGCAAGAACACTATCTGGTGGGGAGGCCCAGCGAATTCGTTTGGCTACTCAGATTGGCTCGCAGCTAATGAATGTGATGTACATTCTGGATGAGCCTAGTATTGGCCTGCATCAGCGTGATAACGAGCGGCTGATTGGTGCATTAAAAAATCTGAGGGATCTTGGCAATACGGTATTGGTGGTAGAGCATGATAAAGACATGATCCTGGAAGCAGACCACGTGATTGACGTAGGACCTGCAGCGGGCGTGCGTGGTGGATACATTGTGGCGCAAGGTTTACCAGCTGATATTTTAAAGTCGGATACGCTGACTGCTGCTTACCTTAACGGTAAAAAGAAAATTGAAATTCCTAAAAAACGTCGTAAAGGGAATGGGCACAAGCTGTCCATCATCAAGGCGAGTGGGCATAACTTAAAGGACGTATCTGTAGATTTTCCATTGGGGAAATTTATTGCCGTTACCGGTGTTTCGGGAAGTGGGAAATCAAGCCTGATTACAGAAACATTGTACCCGATTTTGAACCATCACTTTTTTAGGGCAAAAAAACATCCTTTGCCTTATGAAAAAATCAATGGACTAAAAGAGATTGACAAGGTAATTGAGATCGACCAGGCACCTATCGGACGTACGCCGCGTTCTAATCCATCCACCTATACAGGGGTGTTTTCTGACATCAGAAACCTGTATGTGCAATTGCCGGAGGCTAAAATAAGAGGGTATAAGCCTGGACGCTTTTCTTTCAATGTGAAAGGCGGACGTTGTGAGACCTGTCAGGGTGCAGGTTTAAAAGTTATTGAGATGAATTTTCTGCCCGACGTGCAGGTGCCCTGTGAAGAATGTGGCGGTCGCAGGTACAACAGGGAAACTCTTGAAGTACGCTACAGAGGAAAGTCTATTAGCGATGTACTTGACATGAGCATTGAAGATGCCTGCAACTTTTTTGAAAACATGCCGGCCATTTACAGGAAGATCAGAACCTTAAAAGATGTAGGACTAGGTTACATCACTTTGGGCCAATCTTCTACTACCTTATCAGGTGGAGAAGCACAACGTGTTAAACTGGCGACAGAATTATCTAAAAAAGATACCGGACGTACCTTTTATATTTTAGATGAACCGACCACAGGTTTGCATTTTGAAGACATTAATGTATTACTTGGTGTATTGAATGAGCTAGTAGAAAAAGGCAACACGGTACTGGTGATAGAGCATAACCTGGATGTGGTAAAGGTAGCCGACTGGGTGATTGATCTTGGAGAAGAAGGCGGAGCCGGAGGTGGGAGGATTTTATTTGAAGGCACACCGGAAGGTTTAATCCAGAACCCGATCAGTCTTACCGGGAAGTTTTTGAAGAAGGAAATGGAATACTAG
- a CDS encoding 2Fe-2S iron-sulfur cluster-binding protein, with protein MYIFVIQFAAELLILQPMELMKLRVTAMSYGPGETLILSFDVIDGTKPHYFAGQFLTFVFNIRGRELRRSYSLCSSPDVDEPLKIAVKRVENGEISRLLHHKLAVGEVLTALPPNGIFTYTTQEFLPRTIFLFGAGVGITPLIAIVKTALIREKASKIVLIYSNRSALDTLFYEELNQLQASYPERFVLIYAFSQSKNLLKARLNVGLIEKTVEENLEFDQKDALCYLCGPIDYMVTCRIVLLKLGFDITQIKRETFVLPEDEADDDDTTEKVVKDTNTYSVVLNFKGVVHRLQVPYHKSILNAALEQKIELPYSCKAGICSSCTATCTRGHVRMDYNEVLLDHEIAAGRVLVCTGHPTEDDTTLVW; from the coding sequence TTGTACATTTTTGTAATTCAATTTGCTGCAGAATTGCTTATTTTGCAGCCGATGGAATTGATGAAACTGCGCGTAACAGCAATGAGCTATGGTCCGGGAGAAACGCTGATCCTTAGTTTTGATGTAATAGATGGAACGAAACCTCATTATTTTGCCGGACAGTTTCTAACATTTGTCTTTAACATCAGGGGACGTGAATTGCGGAGATCGTATTCATTATGTAGTTCCCCTGATGTAGATGAACCGCTTAAAATTGCGGTGAAGCGCGTTGAGAATGGTGAGATTTCCCGATTGTTGCACCACAAACTAGCGGTTGGGGAAGTGTTAACGGCCTTGCCTCCAAACGGAATTTTTACGTATACCACTCAGGAATTTTTGCCCAGGACTATCTTTCTTTTTGGGGCCGGGGTGGGCATTACGCCGCTGATTGCCATAGTAAAAACGGCATTGATCAGAGAAAAGGCCTCTAAAATAGTGTTGATTTATAGCAACCGGTCGGCGCTGGATACCTTGTTTTATGAGGAGCTGAACCAGTTGCAGGCAAGTTACCCTGAAAGGTTTGTTTTAATCTATGCTTTTAGTCAGTCAAAAAACTTGCTTAAGGCACGTTTAAACGTAGGACTGATTGAAAAAACAGTAGAAGAAAACCTGGAATTTGATCAAAAAGATGCGTTGTGTTATTTATGCGGCCCTATAGATTACATGGTGACCTGCCGAATTGTCTTGCTTAAATTGGGTTTTGACATTACCCAAATAAAAAGAGAAACATTTGTACTGCCAGAAGACGAAGCCGATGATGATGACACTACGGAGAAGGTTGTTAAAGATACCAATACCTATTCGGTAGTTTTAAATTTCAAAGGGGTAGTCCATCGTCTCCAGGTTCCTTATCACAAAAGCATTCTCAATGCGGCTTTAGAGCAGAAAATTGAGCTGCCCTACAGTTGCAAAGCAGGGATCTGCAGTTCTTGTACGGCAACCTGTACCAGGGGGCATGTACGTATGGATTACAATGAAGTCCTGCTGGATCATGAAATAGCCGCGGGAAGAGTGCTGGTTTGTACCGGTCATCCGACAGAAGATGACACCACTTTAGTTTGGTAG
- a CDS encoding anti-sigma factor domain-containing protein, producing MNEPEAYIETGTLELYVLGQLTADEEQEVEAMAAKYPEIREEISNIEMAMEKYALMHAMTPVSDLAEQIFSNTRKEIEAEALKIIPPSAGYESKLRTLRYALVACIALLIVSTAALFSAHTKLNVAEEQIVSLSEEKEKFASRASFMEENNNELQKVADMAADPAWKIVRLAGTKFAPEAKIMIYWHPDGKHVVLDHAKMKLPVNDQEHQYQLWALVNGKPVDLGVFDMKNGATHLLSNMKEIGMAQTFAVTLEKRGGSVSPTLDQMVAAGNITI from the coding sequence TTGAACGAACCAGAAGCATATATAGAAACCGGAACACTTGAACTTTATGTTTTAGGGCAGCTTACCGCTGATGAAGAACAGGAAGTTGAGGCAATGGCTGCTAAATATCCTGAAATCAGAGAGGAGATTAGCAACATAGAGATGGCTATGGAAAAATATGCTTTAATGCATGCTATGACTCCTGTTTCTGATCTTGCTGAACAAATATTTTCGAACACCAGAAAAGAAATTGAGGCCGAAGCACTTAAGATTATTCCTCCGTCTGCAGGATACGAATCTAAATTAAGAACATTAAGATATGCACTTGTTGCTTGTATTGCACTATTAATTGTGAGTACTGCTGCGCTTTTCTCCGCGCATACTAAGCTTAATGTTGCAGAAGAACAGATTGTCAGTTTAAGTGAAGAAAAAGAAAAATTTGCTTCCAGGGCCAGTTTCATGGAAGAAAACAACAATGAACTTCAAAAGGTAGCGGATATGGCTGCTGATCCTGCCTGGAAAATCGTAAGGCTTGCAGGAACTAAATTTGCTCCTGAAGCTAAAATAATGATTTACTGGCATCCGGATGGCAAACATGTTGTTCTTGATCATGCAAAAATGAAATTGCCAGTCAATGACCAGGAACACCAATACCAACTTTGGGCACTGGTAAATGGAAAACCTGTTGACCTGGGCGTGTTTGACATGAAAAATGGTGCCACTCATCTGTTGTCAAATATGAAAGAGATTGGAATGGCACAAACTTTTGCCGTAACACTCGAAAAACGAGGTGGAAGTGTAAGCCCCACACTTGATCAAATGGTTGCTGCGGGCAACATTACAATTTAA
- a CDS encoding carboxymuconolactone decarboxylase family protein, with amino-acid sequence MENRINIQKVAPAAYQAMFGLEKYLSTSKVDPILLELIKMRASQINGCAFCLNMHAADARKIGETEQRLYLLNAWRETTLYTEKEQAVLALTEEVTKISNHVSDETYQKAAALFEEDELAQIIMAIVTINAWNRIAITTKLTVG; translated from the coding sequence ATGGAAAATAGAATTAACATTCAGAAAGTAGCACCAGCAGCCTATCAGGCGATGTTTGGGCTGGAAAAGTATTTATCAACCAGTAAAGTAGATCCGATTCTGTTGGAGCTGATTAAAATGAGGGCTTCTCAAATCAACGGTTGTGCATTTTGTTTAAATATGCACGCCGCAGATGCCCGTAAAATAGGGGAAACGGAACAGCGGTTGTACCTGCTGAATGCATGGAGAGAGACAACTTTATACACAGAAAAAGAGCAAGCCGTTTTAGCTTTAACAGAAGAAGTAACAAAAATCAGTAATCATGTTTCTGATGAAACTTACCAAAAGGCCGCAGCGTTATTTGAAGAGGATGAGCTGGCCCAAATTATCATGGCCATTGTAACCATCAATGCCTGGAACAGAATTGCGATAACCACAAAGCTAACTGTGGGCTAA
- a CDS encoding NAD(P)H-hydrate dehydratase translates to MDHQLNDFLPDASAPDDEKEFSLVTLTAIRAILKPRKIFSYKGTYGHALIVAGARETMGAALLAAKGCLQAGAGLTTACIPESGLIALNTALPEVMYLGRDALGFGNDFLKKYNVVGIGPGFNPDPDDTSVNGEMLDKILRSSLSIVADADALTMLSVNNLPDFFDRQVVFTPHVKEFDRLFGKHDTWWGRLETAKAKAAEKGIIIVLKNQFTFVVDQKGWVHVNTTGNPAIAQGGMGDVLTGIITAFIAQGYTGIEAALLGCYIHGMAGDTLSAIYANITASALASQVPKTIKSLLSEN, encoded by the coding sequence ATGGATCATCAACTAAATGATTTTTTGCCCGATGCATCGGCACCAGACGATGAAAAGGAGTTTAGTCTGGTAACATTAACGGCTATAAGGGCAATTTTGAAACCCAGAAAAATATTTAGTTACAAAGGCACCTATGGTCATGCATTGATTGTAGCGGGTGCAAGGGAAACGATGGGTGCGGCCTTACTGGCGGCAAAAGGCTGTTTACAGGCTGGTGCAGGTTTAACAACAGCTTGCATCCCCGAAAGTGGTTTGATAGCTTTAAATACCGCATTGCCAGAGGTGATGTATTTAGGTAGAGATGCATTAGGCTTTGGAAATGATTTCCTTAAAAAATATAATGTAGTGGGCATAGGGCCTGGTTTCAATCCAGATCCTGATGATACGAGTGTAAACGGGGAGATGCTGGATAAAATATTAAGGTCTTCCTTGTCGATTGTAGCAGATGCAGATGCTTTAACTATGCTGTCAGTAAATAACCTCCCTGATTTTTTTGACCGGCAGGTTGTTTTTACGCCACATGTTAAAGAATTTGACAGGTTATTTGGGAAACATGATACCTGGTGGGGCCGCCTGGAAACAGCAAAGGCTAAAGCGGCAGAAAAGGGAATTATTATTGTCCTTAAAAATCAGTTTACCTTTGTGGTAGATCAGAAAGGCTGGGTTCATGTCAATACTACTGGTAATCCTGCTATAGCACAAGGCGGGATGGGCGATGTACTAACGGGGATCATTACCGCTTTTATTGCTCAGGGATACACAGGCATAGAAGCCGCATTACTGGGCTGTTACATTCATGGTATGGCTGGAGATACGCTCTCTGCAATTTATGCAAACATAACAGCATCAGCGCTGGCAAGTCAGGTTCCAAAAACCATTAAATCTTTACTTTCAGAAAATTAA
- a CDS encoding Crp/Fnr family transcriptional regulator: MYTALYNHINKFVDLNAEEQEMLGALLKSSVYKKKAFLLEEGEVCRANYFVVKGCLRLYFIDIKGAEQTTQFAIENWWISDLTSFLFQKSSEFYIQAAEATEVIVLEHHQYDKMYQSLPKLEKYFRLIFQKLHQASQIRIKYLYSQTAEERYTNFNKLFPEFVQRVPQYMLASYLGFTPEFLSKIRAKK, translated from the coding sequence ATGTATACCGCGCTTTACAACCATATTAATAAATTTGTAGACCTTAATGCTGAAGAGCAGGAGATGCTAGGGGCTTTGCTTAAATCTTCAGTATATAAAAAGAAAGCATTCTTGCTGGAAGAAGGAGAAGTTTGCCGGGCAAATTATTTCGTGGTCAAAGGTTGTCTGCGGCTTTATTTCATTGACATCAAAGGAGCAGAACAAACCACACAGTTTGCGATTGAGAATTGGTGGATTTCGGATTTAACCAGTTTCCTTTTTCAAAAATCATCCGAGTTCTACATTCAGGCTGCCGAAGCCACAGAGGTTATTGTATTGGAACACCATCAATATGACAAGATGTACCAAAGCCTGCCTAAGTTGGAAAAATACTTCAGGTTAATCTTTCAGAAATTACATCAGGCTTCCCAAATCAGAATAAAATATCTATACAGCCAAACCGCCGAAGAGCGGTATACTAACTTCAACAAGTTGTTTCCGGAATTTGTACAACGGGTACCTCAATATATGCTGGCCTCATATTTAGGTTTTACGCCAGAATTTTTAAGTAAGATCAGGGCTAAAAAATAA